cattcatccggattaagaacaagtattatcttagaatggaagcaagcatgattgaatgagaaacagtagtaattgcattaatccatcaagacacagcagagctcctcacccccaaccatggggtttagagactcatgccgtggaaagtacacaaagaaaacgtgtaaagtgtcatgaggtaccgatacaatgttaaaagatcctattaatagtaaactagtagcctagggtgtacagagatgagtaaatgacgtaaaaatccacttccgggcccacttggtgtgtgcttgggttgagcaatgaaacaattttgtgtagagaccttttctggagttaaacgccagctttcatgccagtttgggcgtttaactccaagtttcatgccagttccagcgtttaacgctggaatttctgaggctgatttgccacgccggtttgggccatcaaatcttgggcaaagtataaactatcatatattgctggaaagcccaggatgtctactttccaacgccgttgagaacgcgccaattgggcttctgtagctccagaaaatccgcttcgagtgcagggaggtcagaatccaacagcatctgcagtcctttttggtctcggaatcagatttttgctcaggaccctcaatttcagccagaaaatatctgaaatcacagaaaaacacacaaactcatagtaaagtccagaaaagtgaattttagctaaaaactaataaaaatatactaaaaactaactagatcatactaaaaacatactaaaaacaatgccaaaaagcatacaaattatccgctcatcagtaccaTTCAGGATAACAGCATGAACTTGGAGCATAGTGTTGAGCTGGTTTGTCTTGGTGACTTCACTTTTGTTATTTGTGTTTTGTTGTTGGTGTTACTAAAGTGGGTGCTTAGAGTGTAGTCGTGGTTGGTAGTGTCTATTTTTGTGAGTTAAGATAGATTGAAAGAGTCTCACATGCTAACCTCATGTTGATACCTTAACAGTCTCCGCTGGAGCAGTTGTTCGAGCCAGCCGATGGTGGTGGTGATGTTGTCACAAATGAGGAGAAAGGCTTAGTTGGCCGCCTAGTTGATTTGGCTGAGGTATGTGTGGAGACCCTACCTGGGTTGAACGTTGTGTAGGTGTATGTGTTTACTACCCTCATGCCGAGTTAACAACAAGCAGTGGCAGTGAGTGAAACCCCATGAAGTGTTCCGCTGCGCTGAGTTTTGGTTTCTGTCTCTTGTGGACCCCGCTTACCAAGCATGTGTCGCTACCTTCTTGAAAAGCAGAAACCTAAATACAAATGCGACACATGTTTCTTATGCGGGAAGGTCCCTTTACACCCGACCATGAAGGCATTTGTCTTTATTTGTGGCTTCTAACTTACGCGTTAAACTCTGAATAGTTGTGTGCTACATTCTGCAGGGCATCGAGCTAAAGGTGGCCAATGTGGACGCTCGCATAGCAAAGTTGGAGAGCAAATCAGACCTGTCGGAGGGAATGCTCCTTCAGATCCTTCAAATGATTCAAACTCACTATGATGACTACCATCAAATTGTGATGGTTCCAAGGCCTAACAGGGAACACAAAGGGAGTGATGGGTTGGATCTCATAGGGAGTTGTAGTAACAAAAAGGTGCAAGAAATGACAGCACACCCATCTGGGCATGGTGAGAAGCTTCATGAACATGGGACAACCAAATGTGTGAAATCCTCAGCGGATAAAGGGAAGGAAATCCGTAAGGAACAGTCAGCTGACAACTCATTGTTAGACATTTTTGTTCCTAACTCCCCCGCAGAAGATGATGTTGTTGTCATAGAAGGGTTGCCTTCGACACAGGGCAAAATGTCCACCGCCAGTCAGATCGTATCTTCAGGGCAGTCCTCCTCCCCACACTGGGCTGTAGGCACTCCAAAGACGTCCCCCAACGAAGCTGCCATCCCAGGGGAACGACTCGGTAGTCCAATATGGAAGGTAAAAATATTTCATATTGCTCTTGAATCCATAGCCTCGTATGCTTTGCGTAGTATGTCATAACGAACTCTATGCAGGATTTATGGAGCCCTCCAGTGTGGAGTCAGTTTGAACGTACCACACAGGTTGCTGGTTTGTATAGCTCCATACCTCCGACACGAAAATCGGAGATGCTCTCCCGACTTGACCATGTGGAAATGACACCCATGACTACGCGGCCTCTTCTGAACCTCAGCCGCCTGCCGCCGAGAGCCCCCACAACTGGGGTCAAACGGCGCCCAATGATCCGCCAAGTTGCTAGCAGCAAGAGCCGCCGGTCAACCACCAATGTGGATGCAAGCCTCCCGGCTGTTCCGATGGTATAATCCATGTTAATGCTTCACGTCTAGCATGCATATTCCATTTATAATGAATGAGGCTAACGAATTTTCCTTTGACCTGCATGAATTTTTCTTTTCAGAGTTTTAATATGTACTTTCTTCAAGTTGGCGACATATATTTTCCAACACAAAGAAGATGATCCGATTCCAAATGTTGAGTAAGCCCCTAGACACACCTCCCGCGGTTACAATAAACACTATCACACACATTCACAATAGTTGTGTCCTGCACCTGAGAGGTTACTGTATTCCGTTAGCAGCCATTCGTTTTTTACTTACTTCGCCGAACATAAATCCCGTGATTAGATTTCAATCAACCACCCAAAATGGCCAACAACAACGGTTGGCCCAAAGGACAATATATAAACAAGAACGAAGCAACGGCCTGAAATAAGCCCACTAAACTTTGATTGGATAAAGGTAGGGTTAACAAAATTTCGGACCACATTATCAAGGAACAGTAGGACGAAGCTAATGATAGTGGTTTAGTGGAGTGTAATATTTTTTGGCATATTGGGCTCACTTAAACATGTAATTCGTATTTCTTTAGTTTAGAGTAGTACTAATTATAAAAGGGTCTATTAGAATAAGTAACAAGTTCATGAAATAGTTGAAAGCTAAGTTTATCCTTTTGATAACTtgtttaaaaaaatgaaagaattcGTTAGATATTAAGAACAAaggtttttatttttgatattttctaTCTGTATGataacataaatttttatttctattttaaaatattaaaatatctataTAATTCATATTAGAGAACTAAAATATTTGCAAATTAGCGTTACATTTAAAATACCAAAACATTCTTTACGTAAAAATATTTCATATTGCTATTATACATTTaatatgaataaataatttatttgagttattagaaactttaaattttaatataaaattaaaaaggttAAAACATTGTAAAGTTAGCCATTAAAATACCGAAAATATGTTGTTTTTAGCATTTACGCTAAgaaatttaaaaactattttacaaTATAATCTACTTAATTGTATTAAAAATTGTAAATTTAAaatgtcacaaaattaaaatactcatacaaattatttttaaaataagaagaTAACATTTTCAGCTTCAtctaaaaaacttttttttaaaatatttgtatacGTTAAATTCATATTGTGTGCAATTTTTAGGAACGACAAATTCGAATTCAACCTTAACAAGACTATAGTACTCAATTTAGATGACAGATGTACTCtttttaaaacttaaataaaaattttttttggtgtcATTTTTAAGAAAACACTAAAACATCTTTTTCATTTAAGGATATTTCATTGTATTACAAGTTTATATTTCACTTTCATTACAAAATGATTAAATTTTACATAAGAGTCATTTCAAGAGAACAAGAAATTATTGTAAACATGAAtttcaaagataaaaaatatttttgttataattttttggaATCCCGATCCAAAAGTTGGGCTTTCAAGATGTTGCACCCTAACCCAATTACTCAGTCCTGAGCCCCGAAACGAACTCCTTCGTGACCTGCAGAATCCAGATGCAGAAGGCTTGCTCCCTCACTTCCCCTCCTTCGCGAAGCCATTCCAACCTACCTCCCCTTCCATTGTACAACCACCGGTTTGTATGAGACGGCATCGTTTTTGCGTGCATGTTTAAAAAAGAAGAGCAAGGTTGTAGTACAGAGTGCCAACAAGCCATCGGCCCCCTCTCGAGGCCTATTATTCAAACCTCGGTCTCCTACATACTATCCTACTTTCTCTCCAAAACACAACCCCGTCCTTCATCGGGCCTCTATTGGTGGCAATTTCGCGGCCTGGTTCACCGGGGTCGGTTTTCGATCAAGCTGTGTCATCGTGCTCAAGGACCCTCCCTTTAACCCAACGCGAATCCTGCAACTGATTCATGAAAAATTGAATGCGATAAATTGTTACTGGTTTGTACGTGCTTCTAATTCTTTCTTGTTCTTAAAGTTGGTTGAAGTTTCTTGATGATAAATTATGTGGTCGTACCCTAAAGAAGTGATTGTAATTTAACTTGGTGATTAATACTGATTGTGTCACATACCTCAGAACTAGTGCCCGGCGTTCGTGTTTCTTTTTTAGTTAGTATGCTATCAAACTGTATTTTTCATTGAATGGTTCTGCTCACTATGGCTATGCCGTCTGGCACTCTGGTTTGTGTCTTCTTGGCTAATGTTATGTGATTTTTGGCTCTTTGTTGTTCAGTGCTGAGcgtttctctttttaattatgTGATGTTAGAGAATGCTTTGGCTTAAATGTGCTTAGATTGTTAAGTTACTTAATTCAACTTAAGTTCTGGTGTGCTGTTGTTGTGCGGATGTTctgtaattttttactattttgtttgcTATTTCGAAATGAACAAACTTACTTTCTGACTTCTGGAGCTGCTGAGTTTATGATTTTCCTGTGTTGACAAATTTGTCCAATTAATGTGGTGGACTTTTTTCTTGGCTGCTCTGAGGTTGGTTAAAATAATTCTGACAACGTCGTGAATGTAATTTTATCATTTGTTTATCAATTCCAGAATACTTAAATcgctgtttcttttttttctttcttggttaCGGATTGGGTTTGGATTCTCTCCAATATTTTTCTATGTTTACAAGCTAAACATCACTGCATGCTTATGTCACTAGAATCTCTTTCGTTAGTTTCAGGTGTTGCATTTTTCGAGAATTCAATTGTTTCTACTTATACATGATACTAACCCTAACGATTTGGATATTTTCAACTTCATCTGCAGGGAGGTCTTGTTCGAGCTCGGTGGGTTTCAGATCGTTAGAGGGGTATTCATCTCTTTGGCCCCCCCATACACACCCCACCCAGATGTGAGTACATCTACTTCTTGCACACTTGTCGAAACACATGCACAGCTAACGTAATAACACGACACACACTTTCTAGATCCAAAAAATACTGTGGTCGTAAATGCTGTTTTTCCTTACATGGTTACAGCTCATCAATACATCTGCCATGATAGCATCACTAAAGGCCATGAGAAACAAGGCAGCAAGGATTTGGTACTTTCCGTATGACTTTGCTACTGCTGTGCTTGCCGATGCTCCCATCTCACAATTGCAGAACAGTTCTGAGGGACGTTGGATGCCTCAAACCGAAAACCTGGAACATTTAAGCTTGTTGTTTAATAAAATAAGGTTGTCAtccattttttttagaaaaaggcATTCTGCGTATATACACACTGAGGCTGAAGTGCTATCTTGCCTTCATTGCTTGTCCGGGTCAGGTGTTTGTGCCAATTTGGGAAGCCGGAGACGCCTGGTATGTTATGCTGCTGGACGTTAAGGCATCGAAAATATATGCCCTAGATGTGAATCGGTCTTCGGAGAGCATTGTGCGAAGGGAGTCCAACATGAATAAGATCGTGAGCTATACttcatttactattttattcGGTAACGTCAGTTTTCATTCCTTCCGGACGCCATTCATGGGTTGACTTGTTTCTTCCTATTTTATGTAGTGTCATGCTTTGCGGAAAATGTTCGTCCACAGCAGGAACCTCATTAACTTCCGCCACACAAACCCTGACCCCTCCAATTGGGGACACTTCATATACCCACAGGGTCTACCAAAAGATCGGGATAAGTTACTCATACACACTGCctcaaaaaatgaatttttttaattttgtctggTGTTAACAATTTCATCAACTATTAAATTATTTCAAAACTTTATGTAGCGCATAATCTGCAATATGGTGTTTATACTGGCTACAACACAATGGGGGCTTCTCTACTAAATTTTTCCGCCACATGGTCCGTGAACCAACCTCCTCCTGACcttatttcttttgttagttGTTGCTGGTAGCCAACTTCCATGTTAACATAATTGCAAAGAGAGTTAAGGCAACAtgcaaaccttgcttttgtattaGTAACCCATTCTTTGGTTGCAATTGTTTCAGGGGAACAGCGAGCACGTGCGCATGAGGGCTGCCTTAAACATTGTTCACTCGGATGTCAACCAGTGCCGTGGGTTCATCGACTGCAAGGCTGAGGTTGTTTGGCGAGTTATCACATCCTGCAATGACAAGAATTCGGTGAGCAGGGGCAGTATGTAAAACATGTAGTTTGCTGCATTCGGACCG
The sequence above is drawn from the Arachis hypogaea cultivar Tifrunner chromosome 4, arahy.Tifrunner.gnm2.J5K5, whole genome shotgun sequence genome and encodes:
- the LOC140184143 gene encoding uncharacterized protein yields the protein MNLEHSVELSPLEQLFEPADGGGDVVTNEEKGLVGRLVDLAEGIELKVANVDARIAKLESKSDLSEGMLLQILQMIQTHYDDYHQIVMVPRPNREHKGSDGLDLIGSCSNKKVQEMTAHPSGHGEKLHEHGTTKCVKSSADKGKEIRKEQSADNSLLDIFVPNSPAEDDVVVIEGLPSTQGKMSTASQIVSSGQSSSPHWAVGTPKTSPNEAAIPGERLGSPIWKDLWSPPVWSQFERTTQVAESRCRRLAPSLPLLREAIPTYLPFHCTTTGLYETASFLRACLKKKSKVVVQSANKPSAPSRGLLFKPRSPTYYPTFSPKHNPVLHRASIGGNFAAWFTGVGFRSSCVIVLKDPPFNPTRILQLIHEKLNAINCYWEVLFELGGFQIVRGVFISLAPPYTPHPDLINTSAMIASLKAMRNKAARIWYFPYDFATAVLADAPISQLQNSSEGRWMPQTENLEHLSLLFNKIRCLCQFGKPETPGMLCCWTLRHRKYMP